One window of Pocillopora verrucosa isolate sample1 chromosome 9, ASM3666991v2, whole genome shotgun sequence genomic DNA carries:
- the LOC131784679 gene encoding DBH-like monooxygenase protein 1 homolog — MVANRLVMIKLGCLKEMYLSVLVVLSVLVSARAAVLSSEYAHYAALDPKELMKLYWTVDWDKETVSFAVEAATTGWVGFGISSGNGKMVGSDMVIGWVKDSKGYLTDRFADAESLPPLDWQKNYDLTGWEETDSKTVLKFKRKFDTCDPKDRKIEQGTTKVVFAYHTEDPKSENNIKKHTFRGSRSILLLNKLDKKTVDEKGWKQFDVFSYNVTIPKKHTTYWCSLVKIPEIRGKHHITKFEPVVKKGNEGIVHHLVVYACPGNYNDSHYGSGYDCEDPNMPLRECYGSQIVVAAWGVGGEAFYYPTHTGYPIGTEDSPNNYYLELHYDNPENIEGRKDNSGVRFYYTPHLRDYDAGTMTVGEAVTSYMVIPPQQESWLTKGYCPKECYQKTLESTTLPEKGIKVFASFLHTHLQGRATWTKHVRNGVELPEIVRDDNYDFNFQDIQILRKEVHVKPGDDLIHYCKYQTMDRDKLVMGGIATSQEMCLNFLFYYPKVSNVTLNCVSLQRDPVQDFIRSNIASLNVTSEWSNPLVGANVTWTKEMATDLQRRYNEAETFLVPCLWGKIPGNRLSVPKITRSLPPKESKCDQPAAASAMVTASRSLFLSLLMVYLMLL, encoded by the exons ATGGTTGCAAACCGTTTGGTCATGATTAAGCTCGGATGCCTGAAAGAAATGTATCTTTCAGTGCTCGTGGTTTTATCAGTTCTAGTCTCAGCCAGAGCCGCTGTTCTCTCTTCTGAGTACGCTCACTATGCAGCTTTGGATCCGAAAGAGTTAATGAAGCTGTACTGGACGGTCGACTGGGATAAGGAAACCGTGTCTTTTGCTGTTGAGGCGGCAACTACAGGATGGGTAGGTTTTGGAATCTCGTCTGGGAATGGCAAGATGGTGGGTAGCGACATGGTTATTGGATGGGTAAAGGACTCCAAAGGCTACTTGACG gATCGTTTTGCTGATGCAGAGAGTCTACCGCCCTTGGACTGGCAAAAAAACTACGATTTAACTGGCTGGGAGGAAACAGACAGCAAAACCGTGttgaagtttaaaagaaaatttgacacCTGTGATCCTAAAGATAGGAAGATTGAA CAAGGTACCACAAAAGTCGTTTTTGCTTATCACACAGAAGACCCAAAGTCTGAGAATAACATCAAGAAACATACCTTTAGGGGTTCAAGGAGTATCCTTCTCCTTAATAAATTGGACAAGAAAACTGTGGATGAGAAAGGATGGAAGCAATTCGACGTTTTCAGTTATAAT GTTACAATTCCCAAAAAGCACACAACATACTGGTGTTCTCTCGTCAAGATCCCGGAAATCAGAGGCAAACACCACATAACAAAG tttgaGCCAGTAGTAAAAAAGGGAAACGAAGGCATCGTCCATCATCTTGTGGTCTACGCATGTCCAGGGAACTATAATGACAGCCATTATGGCTCTGGGTATGATTGCGAGGATCCAAATATGCCACTAAGAGAGTGTTACGGCTCTCAAATTGTTGTAGCGGCGTGGGGAGTTGGAGGCGAG GCATTTTACTATCCAACGCACACTGGTTACCCGATTGGAACGGAAGATTCACCAAATAATTATTATCTAGAACTACACTATGACAATCCAGAGAATATTGAAG GACGAAAAGACAATTCGGGAGTTCGTTTTTACTACACTCCCCACCTCCGTGACTACGATGCTGGTACAATGACAGTCGGAGAAGCAGTTACCTCGTATATGGTAATCCCGCCACAACAAGAATCCTGGTTAACTAAAGGATATTGCCCCAAAGAGTGTTATCAG aaaacgTTGGAATCGACAACACTTCCAGAAAAAGGGATAAAGGTCTTTGCTTCTTTCCTTCACACTCATCTACAGG GGCGTGCAACATGGACGAAACATGTCCGCAACGGAGTTGAATTACCTGAAATTGTCCGTGATGACaattatgattttaattttcag GATATACAAATTTTAAGGAAGGAGGTTCACGTAAAACCG gGAGACGATTTGATTCATTATTGCAAATATCAAACTATGGACCGCGATAAGCTCGTAATG GGTGGAATAGCAACCTCTCAAGAGATGTGCCTAAACTTCTTATTTTACTATCCAAAAGTGTCGAATGTCACGTTAAACTGCGTCAGTCTTCAAAGAGACCCAGTACAAGACTTCATCAGAAGTAACAT CGCATCCCTCAACGTGACGTCTGAGTGGTCTAATCCTCTTGTTGGTGCGAATGTTACTTGGACGAAAGAAATGGCGACAGACTTGCAGAGGAGATACAACGAAGCTGAAACATTTCTGGTACCTTGTCTTTGG GGAAAAATACCCGGCAACAGGTTGTCAGTGCCAAAGATAACCCGTTCTCTACCACCAAAAGAGTCAAAGTGTGATCAACCAGCTGCTGCCTCTGCCATGGTGACTGCCTCGcgttctttgtttctttctttgctgaTGGTGTATTTGATGTTGCTGTAA
- the LOC136283399 gene encoding uncharacterized protein, with translation MPGANCSLFDCGSCRRTKGIGIWKLPVAKDEAHGTWREEWLGEIKKTREMDQNFREQLKSDRIYTCEKHFAPEDIEIYQSAKMTKKEPKFGALPKLNMPKKSHESSKPSPRPERSVVKCNEGPLPHSCYKGFSELCQRVKSLKSLGDWSLEIFEDKIVLKKTVHPYVLPRLEIIMDDSLGFTVKVFGSYLPEDHPLYLDYRRTVRNIIVSNLIRQLEGYRLCDGVSIMELNGKLYHHVIPLSHDTFGEEEEQQFPLCYM, from the exons ATGCCAGGGGCTAATTGCTCACTATTTGACTGTGGTTCGTGCAGAAGAACGAAGGGAATTGGTATTTGGAAGTTGCCTGTGGCAAAAGACGAAGCTCATGGAACATGGCGAGAAGAATGGCTTGGTGAGATAAAAAAGACAAGAGAAATGGATCAGAACTTCAGGGAACAGTTGAAGAGCGATAGAATATATACCTGTGAGAAACATTTTGCGCCCGAAGATATCGAAATAT ATCAATCTGCGAAAATGACCAAAAAGGAGCCCAAATTTGGAGCTTTGCCGAAGCTGAACATGCCTAAGAAAAGCCATGAAAGCAGCAAGCCTTCACCACGTCCTGAACGTTCGGTTGTAAAATGTAACGAGGGGCCTTTACCACACAGCTGCTACAAGGGATTTTCAGAGCTCTGCCAACGAGTTAAAAGCCTAAAAAGCCTTGGTGATTGGAGCCTGGAGATCTTTGAGGACAAAATTGTGCTGAAGAAAACCGTGCATCCGTACGTTCTGCCACGTTTGGAAATTATTATGGATGACAGTCTTGGCTTTACTGTGAAAGTATTTGGTTCCTATTTACCTGAAGATCATCCTTTGTACCTGGACTATCGTAGAACAGTTCGAAATATTATTGTATCTAACTTAATAAGGCAACTGGAGGGATACAGGTTGTGTGATGGAGTCTCTATAATGGAACTTAATGGGAAATTGTATCATCATGTTATACCATTGAGTCATGACACATTTGGAGAAGAAGAGGAGCAGCAGTTCCCACTATGCTACATGTGA